In Saccharicrinis fermentans DSM 9555 = JCM 21142, a genomic segment contains:
- the araA gene encoding L-arabinose isomerase produces MKALNQLEVWFVTGSQHLYGQKTLDEVVEHSREIVTALNEASELPVKVICKATGTGSSEIHQMCKDANCAENCIGIITWMHTFSPAKMWIHGLKELNKPLLHLHTQYNKEIPWDDIDMDFMNLNQSAHGDREFGHMTARMRLNRKVVVGHWQDAKVLSQIARWTRVAAGWADSQDMLIIRFGDQMNNVAVTDGDKVEAERVFGYHVDYSPIAELVAVQNEVSDKEVSDLLKVYELHYDLADNCKEGGRDRKQVANAARIEIALRRFLEDKGAKAFTTNFDDLEGIDQLPGLACQRLMADGYGFGAEGDWKTAALCRTVWYMGQGLPNGCSFLEDYTLNFDGENSSILQAHMLEVCPLIANHKPKLEVHPLGIGGKNDPARLVFTSKTGPGVAVTVVDMGSRFRMIINAVDCIASKALPKLPVASALWIPQPNFEVGAKAWILAGGTHHTSFSYDLSVEDLLDFAEIAGVEALVIDKDTTISAFKKELQWNDLYYHLAKGI; encoded by the coding sequence ATGAAAGCATTAAATCAATTAGAAGTTTGGTTTGTTACAGGCAGTCAGCATTTATATGGGCAAAAGACTCTTGATGAGGTTGTTGAACACTCCAGGGAAATTGTAACTGCATTGAATGAGGCGTCAGAGTTGCCTGTGAAGGTGATTTGTAAGGCTACAGGTACAGGTTCGTCAGAAATCCATCAAATGTGTAAGGATGCCAATTGTGCAGAAAACTGTATAGGTATTATTACTTGGATGCACACCTTTTCTCCTGCTAAGATGTGGATTCATGGACTAAAAGAGTTGAACAAACCCTTACTTCATTTACATACGCAATATAACAAGGAGATTCCATGGGATGATATTGATATGGACTTTATGAACTTGAACCAGAGTGCGCATGGTGATAGGGAGTTTGGGCATATGACGGCTCGGATGCGTTTGAATCGTAAGGTGGTTGTAGGGCATTGGCAAGATGCTAAAGTGCTTTCTCAAATTGCCAGATGGACGCGTGTGGCGGCTGGCTGGGCTGACTCTCAGGATATGCTGATTATACGTTTTGGTGATCAGATGAATAATGTGGCTGTTACAGATGGAGACAAAGTGGAGGCAGAACGTGTCTTTGGGTATCATGTTGATTATAGTCCTATTGCTGAATTGGTGGCGGTGCAGAATGAGGTGTCGGATAAAGAGGTGTCAGATTTGCTGAAAGTATATGAGTTGCATTATGATTTAGCAGATAATTGTAAGGAAGGAGGAAGAGATAGGAAGCAGGTTGCCAATGCAGCTCGAATTGAAATTGCTTTACGGAGGTTTTTGGAGGATAAAGGAGCCAAGGCATTTACCACAAACTTTGATGATCTGGAGGGTATTGATCAATTACCAGGTTTGGCTTGTCAACGCCTGATGGCTGATGGTTATGGGTTTGGTGCTGAGGGAGATTGGAAAACGGCTGCTTTGTGTCGTACCGTTTGGTATATGGGACAAGGTTTACCTAATGGTTGTTCTTTTCTTGAAGATTATACCTTAAATTTTGATGGAGAAAATAGTTCCATTCTTCAAGCACATATGCTTGAAGTTTGTCCTTTAATTGCAAATCATAAACCCAAATTAGAGGTTCATCCTTTGGGTATTGGTGGAAAAAATGATCCGGCTCGTTTGGTGTTTACGAGTAAGACTGGGCCTGGTGTTGCGGTTACAGTTGTTGATATGGGAAGTCGTTTTCGAATGATTATTAATGCAGTGGACTGTATTGCATCAAAGGCACTCCCTAAACTTCCAGTGGCAAGTGCACTTTGGATTCCGCAACCAAATTTTGAAGTTGGTGCAAAGGCTTGGATTTTAGCAGGAGGAACGCATCATACAAGTTTTTCGTACGATTTGAGCGTCGAAGATCTGTTGGATTTTGCCGAGATTGCTGGTGTTGAGGCGCTTGTTATCGATAAGGATACTACTATTTCAGCTTTTAAGAAAGAGCTTCAGTGGAATGACCTTTATTATCATTTAGCCAAAGGAATATAA
- a CDS encoding sodium:solute symporter — MSTLDWIVIGLFFVVLIAIIVWVVSQKNKNSEDYFLGGRDASWIAIGASIFASNIGSEHLIGLAGAGASSGMAMAHWEIQGWMILILGWVFVPFYSRSMVLTMPEFLERRYNKESRTVLSLISLVSYVLTKVAVTVYAGGLVFQQVFGIEEMWGIDFFWISAIGLVLLTALYTIFGGMKSVLYTSVLQTPILLGGSLIILVLGLKAVGGWEQMLEICGATKVNDYGDSMVNLIRDNRDSNFPWLGALIGSAVIGFWYWCTDQFIVQRVLSGKNETQARRGTIFGAYLKLLPVFLFLIPGMIAYAMGAKGDVMLNGELYVLPSADAAFPSLVAQLLPAGVKGLVVCGILAALMSSLASLFNSSAMLFTIDFYKRFKPSTSEKKLVKIGQLATIIIVALGILWIPIMRSIGDVLYEYLQDVQSVLAPGIAAAFLMGITWKRASAEGGFWGLMSGFIIGITRLGAKVYYNSVQDAGDSLFKSVFFDTNWLFFCGYMLLVCIVVVVVVSLYTKAPSKEKIQGLVFGTSTPEQKALSRASWNKWDVVHTVVILGFTVAFYIYFW; from the coding sequence ATGTCTACGTTAGATTGGATTGTTATTGGACTGTTCTTTGTTGTTTTAATTGCTATTATTGTTTGGGTAGTTAGTCAAAAGAATAAAAATTCAGAGGATTATTTCCTGGGAGGACGTGATGCTTCCTGGATTGCTATCGGAGCATCTATTTTTGCTTCCAATATCGGATCAGAGCATTTGATTGGTTTGGCTGGTGCAGGGGCTTCAAGCGGGATGGCAATGGCACATTGGGAAATACAAGGTTGGATGATATTAATTTTAGGTTGGGTGTTTGTGCCATTTTATTCAAGAAGTATGGTGCTGACAATGCCTGAGTTTCTCGAAAGAAGATATAATAAAGAGTCCAGAACGGTATTGTCATTGATATCTTTGGTAAGTTATGTGCTTACAAAGGTGGCAGTAACGGTTTATGCCGGCGGATTGGTTTTTCAGCAGGTGTTCGGGATTGAAGAGATGTGGGGGATTGATTTCTTTTGGATTTCTGCAATAGGCTTGGTTTTGTTGACTGCGTTATATACCATATTTGGAGGTATGAAATCTGTGTTGTATACGTCTGTGTTACAAACACCAATTTTGTTGGGGGGCTCTTTGATTATTCTTGTGCTTGGTTTAAAGGCGGTAGGTGGTTGGGAACAAATGCTTGAGATTTGTGGTGCAACAAAAGTGAATGATTATGGCGATAGTATGGTGAACTTGATACGTGATAACCGCGATTCAAATTTTCCATGGTTGGGGGCGTTGATTGGTTCGGCTGTTATCGGCTTTTGGTATTGGTGTACTGATCAATTCATTGTTCAACGGGTGCTGTCAGGCAAAAACGAAACACAGGCGCGTAGAGGAACTATTTTTGGTGCTTACTTGAAGTTGTTGCCTGTGTTTTTGTTTCTTATACCGGGTATGATCGCTTATGCAATGGGTGCCAAAGGTGATGTGATGCTGAATGGAGAACTTTATGTGTTGCCAAGTGCAGATGCTGCTTTTCCTTCTTTGGTAGCTCAATTGTTACCTGCAGGTGTTAAAGGACTGGTGGTGTGTGGTATTTTGGCCGCATTAATGAGTTCTCTGGCATCCTTGTTTAATTCTTCGGCTATGTTATTTACGATCGATTTTTATAAGCGTTTTAAACCGAGTACTTCTGAAAAAAAACTGGTCAAGATTGGTCAGTTAGCTACTATTATTATAGTAGCGTTAGGTATTCTGTGGATCCCTATTATGCGCAGTATTGGAGATGTTTTGTATGAATATTTGCAAGATGTTCAGTCTGTATTGGCTCCTGGTATTGCTGCGGCTTTTTTAATGGGTATAACATGGAAGCGTGCGTCTGCTGAAGGTGGATTTTGGGGTCTGATGTCTGGTTTTATTATTGGTATTACACGCTTGGGTGCTAAGGTGTATTATAATTCAGTGCAAGATGCAGGGGATAGCTTGTTTAAGTCCGTATTCTTTGATACCAATTGGTTGTTTTTCTGTGGATATATGTTATTGGTGTGTATCGTAGTGGTTGTGGTGGTGAGTTTGTATACCAAGGCGCCTAGCAAAGAAAAAATTCAAGGTTTGGTTTTTGGAACTTCGACTCCTGAGCAAAAAGCTTTGTCTAGAGCCAGTTGGAATAAGTGGGATGTGGTTCATACTGTTGTAATTCTTGGCTTTACAGTGGCCTTTTATATTTATTTCTGGTAA